A region from the Haladaptatus sp. R4 genome encodes:
- a CDS encoding glycoside hydrolase family 15 protein: protein MAEREGLDAPLGSWREQREEIRDVVIERGFDEEYDSFTQTFDGDRIDATGLLIPQTGFLPIDDERVQGTIEAVREHLTTPDGFVYRYQEGGDQMPGKEGAFILCSFWLVSALAQSGEVERAEEIFENVLETTSSVELFSEQVDVEREELLGNYPQAFSHIGLINSALYIAEAKRDDFSVESMGMNGTQQGSRTGDDWTGEHRTAETE, encoded by the coding sequence CTGGCCGAACGGGAAGGCCTCGACGCACCGCTCGGCAGTTGGCGGGAACAGCGGGAGGAGATACGGGACGTGGTGATCGAACGGGGATTCGACGAGGAGTACGACAGCTTCACGCAGACGTTCGATGGTGATCGAATCGACGCGACCGGACTCCTGATCCCACAGACCGGATTCCTGCCGATAGACGACGAGCGAGTCCAAGGAACAATCGAGGCCGTCAGGGAACACCTCACGACGCCCGACGGGTTCGTGTATCGGTATCAGGAAGGCGGCGACCAGATGCCCGGAAAGGAGGGCGCGTTCATCCTCTGTTCGTTCTGGCTCGTCTCCGCGCTCGCCCAATCCGGGGAGGTGGAGCGCGCCGAGGAGATATTCGAGAACGTCTTGGAAACCACGAGTTCGGTCGAACTGTTCTCGGAACAGGTCGACGTCGAACGGGAGGAACTCCTCGGGAACTACCCGCAGGCGTTCAGTCATATCGGCCTCATCAACAGCGCGCTCTACATCGCGGAGGCCAAGCGGGACGACTTTTCGGTCGAATCGATGGGAATGAACGGGACACAGCAAGGGTCACGGACGGGTGACGACTGGACGGGCGAACATCGAACGGCCGAGACGGAATAG
- a CDS encoding NAD(P)-dependent oxidoreductase has protein sequence MARIAVTGASGNVGREVIEAFDDTPHELTLITRTEQDDMDSIPVDVTNRDAFVDALSDEDVLIHLAANPSPYAEWDDLTPVNIQGTYNAYTAAIENGLDRVVYASSNHAINGRETVAPDEPETMYEDAPALQHDAPPHPDSWYGVTKVSSEAIGNRFAYQHDIETVNLRIGWLMSRDELRDSQENPETDYPEANARFARAMWLSKPDCHRALRAAALSELKENPVAVHAISRNDDRCLSLTHTLRSIDYKPRDNSAEVLDGE, from the coding sequence ATGGCACGTATTGCGGTTACCGGCGCGTCCGGAAACGTGGGTCGGGAGGTCATCGAAGCGTTCGACGACACTCCACACGAACTCACCCTCATCACGCGCACGGAACAGGACGACATGGACAGCATCCCGGTCGACGTGACGAACCGAGACGCGTTCGTCGATGCGCTCTCGGACGAGGACGTTCTGATTCACCTCGCGGCGAATCCCTCGCCGTACGCCGAGTGGGACGATTTGACCCCGGTGAACATCCAAGGAACCTACAACGCGTACACGGCGGCCATCGAGAACGGACTCGACCGAGTGGTGTACGCGAGTTCGAATCACGCCATCAACGGCCGAGAGACCGTGGCCCCCGACGAACCGGAGACGATGTACGAGGACGCGCCTGCACTCCAGCACGACGCACCGCCGCACCCGGATTCGTGGTACGGCGTGACGAAAGTATCGAGCGAGGCTATCGGCAACCGATTCGCCTACCAGCACGACATCGAAACGGTGAACCTCAGGATCGGGTGGCTGATGTCGCGCGACGAACTGCGCGACTCACAGGAGAACCCCGAGACCGACTATCCGGAGGCGAACGCGCGCTTCGCCCGTGCGATGTGGCTCAGCAAGCCCGACTGTCACAGGGCGCTGCGCGCCGCCGCGCTTTCCGAACTGAAGGAGAACCCGGTCGCGGTTCACGCGATTTCGCGCAACGACGACCGCTGTCTCTCGCTCACGCACACGCTCCGGTCCATCGACTACAAACCGCGGGACAACTCCGCGGAAGTCCTCGACGGGGAGTAG
- a CDS encoding FAD-dependent oxidoreductase: MVDVAVIGGGPAGLSAALFTQKNGLETMVFDTDETWMHKAHLFNYLGIRSIKGTEFMSIARGQVEDRGATIEQGEEVTSVEENGDGFTVTTDDGGYDAMYVVFATGNDHSLAESLGCELTDDDVVDVDVTMRTSVENAYATGAMVRTGEYEAVISAGDGGAAALNILSKEKGEHFHDFNVPGDVPTLGDDEASD; encoded by the coding sequence ATGGTAGACGTAGCAGTCATCGGCGGCGGCCCCGCCGGTCTGAGCGCGGCGCTGTTCACACAGAAGAACGGGCTCGAAACGATGGTGTTCGACACCGACGAGACGTGGATGCACAAGGCACACCTGTTCAACTACCTCGGGATTCGGAGCATCAAGGGAACCGAGTTCATGTCCATCGCTCGCGGACAGGTCGAGGACCGTGGCGCGACCATCGAGCAAGGAGAAGAAGTCACGAGCGTCGAGGAGAACGGCGACGGCTTTACCGTCACGACCGACGACGGCGGGTACGATGCGATGTACGTCGTCTTCGCGACGGGCAACGACCACAGTCTCGCCGAGTCGCTCGGCTGTGAGTTGACCGACGACGACGTCGTGGATGTCGACGTGACGATGAGAACCAGCGTCGAGAACGCCTACGCGACAGGTGCGATGGTCCGTACCGGGGAGTACGAGGCCGTCATCTCGGCCGGTGACGGCGGCGCGGCGGCGCTCAACATCCTCTCGAAGGAGAAGGGCGAACACTTCCACGACTTCAACGTCCCCGGCGACGTGCCAACGCTCGGTGACGACGAGGCGTCGGACTGA
- a CDS encoding universal stress protein — translation MHGNPAEEIVEYAEENDIDAIVMGTHANKGVSHLVLGSVTERVIRLSTVPVLAVNLTEHHSSEHH, via the coding sequence CTGCACGGTAACCCCGCCGAGGAAATCGTCGAGTACGCCGAGGAGAACGACATCGACGCCATCGTCATGGGAACCCACGCGAACAAGGGCGTCAGCCATCTCGTCCTCGGGAGCGTCACCGAACGCGTCATTCGGCTATCGACGGTGCCGGTGCTGGCCGTCAACCTGACCGAGCACCACTCGTCCGAGCACCACTGA
- a CDS encoding MFS transporter: MTNRRVATLGVLLGISSAAIDGTIVSTAMPTVVQSLGGLQLYAWAFAAYMLFAAVSMPLYGRLADIYGRKRLFFVGAGIFVGGSALCGAAGSMLELVAFRSLQGIGAGAMFAIPYTILGVVYPPEERGRAIGLGSTVWGISSVIGPLLGFLIVSTIGWRGVFYLSVPVGLLAVLLVWVSLDESTGSAERDIDFLGAAVLSVAVGTLLVGLQLLETTSSWALPLIVVGIVGFGAFYAVEKRASQPIVPLSMFDDTVFITTNVTGFLTSFVLFAAITYVPLYLQSVQGGAESAALAVFPISIGWSGTSFLSGRLVNRVGVQRLATVGSSLLVVSFGVATVLWTATTPVPVVVVNVFVMGVGMGMVTPPLLTAIQNHFGTELMGVVTSSQQFFRNLGGTMGVALLGFALNLVIQNRLAATSNIANVGELQQRLLGSATPPAGLASILTDGLTTVFGLSVVVSILAVGFAYYIPRKRAESSGQATAGD; the protein is encoded by the coding sequence ATGACGAACCGGCGGGTTGCGACGCTCGGCGTCCTGCTCGGGATTTCCTCGGCGGCAATCGACGGCACCATCGTCAGCACGGCGATGCCGACCGTCGTCCAGTCGCTGGGCGGACTGCAACTGTACGCGTGGGCGTTCGCGGCCTACATGCTGTTCGCGGCGGTGTCGATGCCGCTGTACGGCCGCCTCGCCGACATCTACGGGCGAAAGCGGTTGTTCTTCGTCGGAGCGGGCATCTTCGTCGGCGGGAGCGCGCTGTGCGGCGCGGCGGGAAGCATGCTCGAACTGGTCGCGTTTCGCTCCTTGCAAGGGATCGGTGCGGGCGCGATGTTCGCCATCCCGTACACCATCCTCGGCGTCGTGTACCCGCCCGAAGAACGCGGCCGTGCCATCGGCCTCGGGAGCACGGTCTGGGGAATTTCGAGCGTCATCGGTCCCCTGCTCGGGTTCCTCATCGTCTCGACCATCGGGTGGCGCGGCGTGTTCTATCTGAGCGTGCCGGTCGGACTGCTGGCCGTCCTCCTCGTCTGGGTTTCGCTGGACGAATCGACCGGGAGCGCCGAGCGCGATATCGATTTCCTCGGCGCGGCCGTCCTCTCCGTGGCCGTCGGAACGCTCCTCGTCGGACTCCAACTGCTCGAAACGACGAGTTCGTGGGCACTACCGTTAATCGTCGTCGGAATCGTCGGCTTCGGCGCGTTCTACGCCGTCGAGAAGCGGGCGAGCCAACCCATCGTCCCCCTCTCGATGTTCGACGACACGGTGTTCATCACGACGAACGTGACCGGATTCCTCACGAGTTTCGTCCTCTTCGCGGCGATCACGTACGTTCCGCTGTACCTCCAGAGCGTCCAAGGCGGTGCCGAAAGCGCCGCGCTGGCCGTCTTCCCCATCTCCATCGGGTGGTCGGGGACGAGTTTCCTCTCCGGACGACTGGTGAACCGAGTCGGCGTGCAACGACTCGCCACCGTCGGGAGTAGCCTGCTGGTCGTGAGCTTCGGCGTCGCAACCGTCCTCTGGACGGCGACGACGCCGGTTCCGGTGGTCGTCGTCAACGTGTTCGTGATGGGCGTCGGGATGGGGATGGTGACGCCGCCGCTACTGACGGCGATTCAGAACCACTTCGGCACCGAACTGATGGGCGTCGTCACCTCCTCCCAACAGTTCTTCCGTAACCTCGGCGGGACGATGGGCGTCGCGCTGCTCGGCTTCGCGCTGAACCTCGTCATTCAAAATCGGCTCGCGGCAACGTCCAACATCGCCAACGTCGGCGAACTCCAACAACGGTTGCTCGGGTCGGCCACACCGCCCGCCGGGTTGGCCTCGATTCTAACGGACGGCCTGACGACCGTGTTCGGGCTTTCGGTGGTCGTCTCGATACTCGCAGTCGGTTTCGCGTACTATATTCCCAGAAAGCGCGCCGAGTCGTCTGGACAAGCGACGGCCGGAGACTGA
- a CDS encoding MaoC family dehydratase, translated as MPSPQTTIHVRPRFEDLVVGDRQTFGSYTVTEEEILSFAEQYDPQEFHVDLEAAEESMFGELVASGWHSTAISMRILVDNFFANSGSLGSPGVESVTWPAPVKPGETLSLTLEVTDKRTLESDPSRGLVTFSLEMQNEDGETKLTMDPKVFFARRENGK; from the coding sequence GTGCCATCTCCCCAAACCACCATCCATGTCAGACCGCGCTTCGAGGACCTCGTCGTCGGCGACCGACAGACGTTCGGCAGTTACACCGTCACCGAGGAGGAAATCCTCTCATTCGCCGAGCAGTACGACCCGCAGGAGTTTCACGTCGATCTGGAGGCCGCCGAGGAGTCGATGTTCGGCGAACTCGTCGCCAGCGGGTGGCACAGCACGGCCATCTCGATGCGAATTCTCGTGGATAACTTCTTTGCGAACAGCGGGAGTTTGGGTTCGCCCGGCGTCGAATCCGTGACGTGGCCCGCTCCGGTCAAACCAGGTGAAACGCTCTCGCTGACGCTGGAAGTCACCGACAAGCGTACGCTGGAGAGCGACCCGAGTCGCGGCCTCGTCACGTTCTCCCTCGAAATGCAGAACGAGGACGGGGAGACGAAACTCACGATGGACCCGAAGGTGTTCTTCGCGCGGCGGGAGAACGGTAAGTAA